DNA sequence from the Vicia villosa cultivar HV-30 ecotype Madison, WI linkage group LG3, Vvil1.0, whole genome shotgun sequence genome:
TTTAAATCTTCCTTTAATTGATAAGATTTGCAGCTCGAGTATGTTACTCAATCATGATTgagtttaaaaaattattcattttgaaTATTAAACATACTTGTATCGTTACATCAAGTAGCGTAAATCTGACACTACTACATGAAATAACATAAGATAAATAAAATGTGCATTCAATAACAACATGTCCAGATACAGCATAAAGTAAATACACACTGAAACTATTACATgcatttttactttaaaaaaacatAGCCACGGCCCTACACGACTTTGTAAtcccattttatttttcttctaatgCAATTTTTCATTGATTCCTTAAAcattaattgttatcatcaaacttAACTTAGATCCCTTTTTTATGtgtcctttttcatatcttcTAAAACAAAATTGAATGAAACTTAAATTTAATATGGTGACAAAATATAGTGTTAATGATAGGGCCCCACATATTTATAACATTTAGTATGATGATGCACCATAAATAAGGGTCTTGTAAGAACATTTTCTCccatcttttaaattttttatgtattGTCGTGTTTTCTATTTACTTACTTACAATGATGGatttcaaatcttttatttttctcatactACTGTCTGGCGTGGTTCTCATATCTGTAGTTGTGGCTGATGAACCAGATCCTGATCCACCAAGTATGTACCTTGGAATCAACATCATTTTATTTGTTCATCAACTTTGTTTATGATTTTTGTGAATTAAATGTGTGAATGATACTGATAAAAGATTTTAGAAAAAACATTCATATGATAAATTTTTATAACCACTCTCCAAATGAATATATTACGTGTATGATTAAACTCTGTTGTTACAATAACTTAATTAAGTAACTTGTTGATGAAGGTCCAAAGAAAAACGTCAATGAAGACCTTAAGGGATGTTTCAATCGTGAAAAAGGTAAAAAAGTTAAAATGTTTTATATCAATGGGATTGATAAATAATGTGAATTTTTGTTAATTAAGTCAATTGTGTAAACCTTTTCAAATTCAGGTGGGAGGAAGATGATTTTGGTTCCACTTCATGATGAAAACTGCAAGGAAAACATAGGCGCAGAATATGGTGATAACATATTTGGTGAAATTGGCGACGGTGGCGTTCAAGGAAGAGATAATATAGATGGTATAGGGAAAGGTGGACGTGTTAATGATGGAATAGATCATGGTGGTGGAAAAAGTGGTAGCGGAGGAGATTATGGAGATGGAACTGGAGTAGGAGATGGAGAAAGTGTTGGAAGCAGAGATTACAGTAATGGAAGAAGTGGAGAAAACGTCAATACAAGTGGCGGAGGTGGTGGAAGCGAAGGAGGAGGCGGAGGATATTAGTGCAATGGTAAATGAGACTTCTATGatttatgacaaatataaaaagAGAATATACGCTCTCTTcaagtttctttatccttaagTGTATGTCATAATTATAGTATTGTCTCTCTTTATGTATAGTACAtgaattatgaataataaaaattgacatattgataacaataataatcatcattaaaattttccataaTTTATTACATGTTTTGATCAGAAAATACTTATTGAAGTATCCAAACTTAGATACAAATGATGCTTAATCAAACTAAAAAGTGTTCAAATAATATATCATTAGTACTATTAGTATCTTAGCATTTCACTCacctatttttttaaatagatcaATCAATTCTTAAGAGAgaataaattctaattaaaaatatttattagataATATATCCTCTTCAGTCTCCTTTATTATGTAATGTATACAATAATTTTGAAGCATCAAATCATCATGACTCATGAAACTAATGTTCATTGAGATAAACAAAAATGTAAGGTAATGCGGGATGCATAATACACTCACATTTTTTCCATATAAAATGTCTTAATTTATTACCCAATCTTTTGGTTTGTTGTATGGAAAATAGatctatttttcattattttaaaaaaagctaaataaactcaataaataatttgatataaaaattaaatagtaaagtATATATACTAAGCAAGGTGAAACTAATATGCCCATAAAATCAATATCTTGAGCATATTGAATTTAGAATTAAGGAAAAATttgaattgatattttttttttcattttttagttaTAAAAATGATGTTATGCTttcattttgtttatatttttactaAGAAAAAAAGAGTGCAATAAAAGTAAAACAAGAAAAATAGTACAAGATTAAATAAATCTATGCTCAAGCAGAAAAAGTACATGTTTTGTGTGGCTTTACATTTGACGTGGATTTAGTTTTGGAGACGCTATTATATGCAGCTATTTCTTGGATAGCatatttttaaatctaaaatgCCACTGCAGATGCACGTTAAATATAACCAACACCATAGCAAACATATAATTAGCACGTTTCTATTCAGGAGGTTTTGAGGTATTATATGAGAAATGGAGTATAGCACTCATAGTTTTCAGTATTTTCAGTTTGAATCCTCTTTTAGTAAGTTATACTAATAGTTAGATTAGTGAATGCATACGCAATTAATATACAATAGGTGGAATATATAaagtataattttataaataataaatttcctATTGAATGTTCAGCTATTGATTTATTTGGAAAAtttaattttcatgtttgaaAAATTGAATTGGAATACATTGTACAAGAAGAAGATCCTATTTCaagtttaaatgatttttttttagttaaaaaattgattttttttttaatttaaattttgaaaaacaatgtttGTTATACAatctttaaaatttgaatttgaaacttaaATCTTATAGAAATATAGAGGTGGTCTATAAAAGGGATTCTAATTCACATTTTTATTCATCTAAAGTAGATGCTTAAACTAGAATAtgagtaaaaaaatttaaagactaAAATAGCCATAAAATGTCAAAATTTGACTAAATCTAAATTTATTTGTccatatggatcatttgattcAAGAAGCATAACACTGATATCTATCTCCATCCATTTAAATCTTCCTTTAATTGATAAGATTTGCAGCTCGAGTATGTTACTCAATCATGATTgagtttaaaaaattattcattttgaaTATTAAACATACTTGTATCGTTACATCAAGTAGCGTAAATCTGACACTACTACATGAAATAACATAAGATAAATAAAATGTGCATTCAATAACAACATGTCCAGATACAGCATAAAGTAAATACACACTGAAACTATTACATgcatttttactttaaaaaaacatAGCCACGGCCCTACACGACTTTGTAAtcccattttatttttcttctaatgCAATTTTTCATTGATTCCTTAAAcattaattgttatcatcaaacttAACTTAGATCCCTTTTTTATGtgtcctttttcatatcttcTAAAACAAAATTGAATGAAACTTAAATTTAATATGGTGACAAAATATAGTGTTAATGATAGGGCCCCACATATTTATAACATTTAGTATGATGATGCACCATAAATAAGGGTCTTGTAAGAACATTTTCTCccatcttttaaattttttatgtattGTCGTGTTTTCTATTTACTTACTTACAATGATGGatttcaaatcttttatttttctcatactACTGTCTGGCGTGGTTCTCATATCTGTAGTTGTGGCTGATGAACCAGATCCTGATCCACCAAGTATGTACCTTGGAATCAACATCATTTTATTTGTTCATCAACTTTGTTTATGATTTTTGTGAATTAAATGTGTGAATGATACTGATAAAAGATTTTAGAAAAAACATTCATATGATAAATTTTTATAACCACTCTCCAAATGAATATATTACGTGTATGATTAAACTCTGTTGTTACAATAACTTAATTAAGTAACTTGTTGATGAAGGTCCAAAGAAAAACGTCAATGAAGACCTTAAGGGATGTTTCAATCGTGAAAAAGGTAAAATAGTTAAAATGTTTTATATCAATGGGATTGATAAATAATGTGAATTTTTGTTAATTAAGTCAATTGTGTAAACCTTTTCAAATTCAGGTGGGAGGAAGATGATTTTGGTTCCACTTCATGATGAAAACTGCAAGGAAAACATAGGCGCAGAATATGGTGATAACATATTTGGTGAAATTGGCGACGGTGGCGTTCAAGGAAGAGATAATATAGATGGTATAGGGAAAGGTGGACGTGTTAATGATGGAATAGATCATGGTGGTGGAAAAAGTGGTAGCGGAGGAGATTATGGAGATGGAACTGGAGTAGGAGATGGAGAAAGTGTTGGAAGCAGAGATTACAGTAATGGAAGAAGTGGAGAAAACGTCAATACAAGTGGCGGAGGTGGTGGAAGCGAAGGAGGAGGCGGAGGATATTAGTGCAATGGTAAATGAGACTTCTATGatttatgacaaatataaaaagAGAATATACGCTCTCTTcaagtttctttatccttaagTGTATGTCATAATTATAGTATTGTCTCTCTTTATGTATAGTACAtgaattatgaataataaaaattgacatattgataacaataataatcatcattaaaattttccataaTTTATTACATGTTTTGATCAGAAAATACTTATTGAAGTATCCAAACTTAGATACAAATGATGCTTAATCAAACTAAAAAGTGTTCAAATAATATATCATTAGTACTATTAGTATCTTAGCATTTCACTCacctatttttttaaatagatcaATCAATTCTTAAGAGAgaataaattctaattaaaaatatttattagataATATATCCTCTTCAGTCTCCTTTATTATGTAATGTATACAATAATTTTGAAGCATCAAATCATCATGACTCATGAAACTAATGTTCATTGAGATAAACAAAAATGTAAGGTAATGCGGGATGCATAATACACTCACATTTTTTCCATATAAAATGTCTTAATTTATTACCCAATCTTTTGGTTTGTTGTATCGAAAATAGatctatttttcattattttaaaaaaagctaaataaactcaataaataatttgatataaaaattaaatagtaaagtATATATACTAAGCAAGGTGAAACTAATATGCCCATAAAATCAATATCTTGAGCATATTGAATTTAGAATTAAGGAAAAATttgaattgatattttttttttcattttttagttaTAAAAATGATGTTATGCTttcattttgtttatatttttactaAGAAAAAAAGAGTGCAAAAAAAGTAAAACAAGAAAAATAGTACAAGATTAAATAAATCTATGCTCAAGCAGAAAAAGTACATGTTTTGTGTGGCTTTACATTTGACGTGGATTTAGTTTTGGAGACGCTATTATATGCAGCTATTTCTTGGATAGCatatttttaaatctaaaatgCCATTGCAGATGCACGTTAAATATAACCAACACCATAGCAAACATATAATTAGCACGTTTCTATTCAGGAGGTTTTGAGGTATTATATGAGAAATGGAGTATAGCACTCATAGTTTTCAGTATTTTCAGTTTGAATCCTCTTTTAGTAAGTTATACTAATAGTTAGATTAGTGAATGCATACGCAATTAATATACAATAGGTGGAATATATAaagtataattttataaataataatttcctATTGAATGTTCAGCTATTGATTTATTTGGAAAAtttaattttcatgtttgaaAAATTGAATTGGAATACATTGTACAAGAAGAAGATCCTATTTCaagtttaaatgatttttttttagttaaaaaattgatttttttttttaacttaaattttgaaaaacaatgtttGTTATACAatctttaaaatttgaatttgaaacttaaATCTTATAGAAATATAGAGGTGGTCTATAAAAGGGATTCTAATTCACATTTTTATTCATCTAAAGTAGATGCTTAAACTAGAATAtg
Encoded proteins:
- the LOC131657195 gene encoding putative glycine-rich cell wall structural protein 1, encoding MMDFKSFIFLILLSGVVLISVVVADEPDPDPPSPKKNVNEDLKGCFNREKGGRKMILVPLHDENCKENIGAEYGDNIFGEIGDGGVQGRDNIDGIGKGGRVNDGIDHGGGKSGSGGDYGDGTGVGDGESVGSRDYSNGRSGENVNTSGGGGGSEGGGGGY